A portion of the Calliphora vicina chromosome 5, idCalVici1.1, whole genome shotgun sequence genome contains these proteins:
- the L gene encoding zinc finger protein 423 homolog, producing the protein MMALKMLYRGPSSRLENLIEKIQATKEIVNADMYSTHTSSSYSPSISDGTITPNSLHHHHHHHQHLVVPPHLPPFPNSAAYEEDTASLALQTQRLQRQKTNGTLDGADYEDNANDNDNERIHKNDTKLCEDNNDTIVADNKTTANIHESGDEHHLHHHQHHQLKRHGRHHRYAEHALRIPSKLRKIDRDSTVGNGANSVGVTTTTTTAAGAAPGVGGGGGVTTNAVKFDKLTGDGIKSGNNAASADGSYQCQFCDKSFPRLGYLKKHEQSHAEHLPFKCEYCARLFKHKRSRDRHTKLHTGDRRYRCPHCEAAFSRSDHLKIHMKTHDNQKPFQCTICNRGYNTAAALTSHMQNHKKQAALLAAGGNPQALNYSPRSTGSASSNGSLQKRRYGLAGAAEQSPNRLDYPKRGRSSSSNMLKCTFCSKSDFTAVEQLNNHLQTQHEKELAHSMTPPSTNNSQPAENHTFQLSCEYCTMKFPNIAAMFQHMRSAHLDRLTSPNSYFEHFNRLAASGTFSPRLLTGPPLRSAASAEENIIKEEQNLSSPKSVEAITRQSEDEPTDLSQNNRRSMTPTNTPQNSPQESFPAAEKPGLFFCNQCNAGLPDFESFRNHLKTHIAQGLNLVCHHCGLLLREHAEYERHVISHFLITNSEYNCSGNCQKNFGKPEELQKHLLDHHAITMFKCGLCSEMFESKVAIQVHFACTHSAETKILRCSACMDVFRTESDFNIHVKTRHQAVNNTPAPVNSLQCMFCRTVCSSDLEMQFHLAAHARQFRCPSCPETFHVEFLLDRHMQTHHGGLERPPPPAPPQTVAEEHTSPVPNPNAISPMNSLYVNALFGKSPLMPLAPQNNNNSILDYNMAFASHLNKGLFPNTTPNKFYNPLQIDTNAMKHSALMYGLSQRYFDTNRTVMEMYQQQQQQQQHHQENNKTTGNYFISPKQPTTGAHDSIHRTELPASPINNTGFSCGICERNDFRTESEVHSHRKIVHNLKTGVSLKCAYCSGNFKSRSELEHHMKTCHNSTGKHKCLICDEIFPSPAILAEHKLQHSKVGQSGRCSHCSKALADVSAYKAHLSEHNTEGQMPVQCICCRQSLHSEFEIGLHAKFHVKNSTVQENVCALCLEPITNSPTEAKVCEKCCRKHNLNAKFKQREHFERPAELRQFIENRCNLCKMILPHAQKLQEHLVEHTFAGCEDRGFNCYICSAVFTAPSGLLNHMLEHGINSKPYDCNLCPEKYYFRAELDHHQIDHDLRKSPAAVKNEQEQLTNKEVALNSMKSEKSVERLNEVKQEVIETDVNSNVADEDEYIEVEKVNENNNNNNHQLDDKVSNKTEDAIEKKSSEHVRDENT; encoded by the exons ATGAtggctttaaaaatgttataccGTGGGCCCAGTTCAAGACTAGAAaatcttattgaaaaaattcaagcaACCAAGGAAATTGTTAATGCCG aCATGTACTCGACACATACATCGTCAAGTTATTCACCTTCGATATCAGATGGTACAATCACACCAAATTCtttacatcatcatcatcaccaccaTCAGCATTTAGTTGTGCCACCACATTTGCCACCATTCCCCAATTCGGCTGCTTATGAAGAAGACACAGCATCGTTGGCCCTACAGACACAACGTCTGCAAAGACAAAAAACCAATGGCACTTTGGATGGCGCTGACTATGAAGACAACGCCAATGACAATGACAACGAAAGGATTCACAAAAATGATACAAAATTGTGCGAAGACAACAACGACACAATTGTTGCAGACAATAAGACAACCGCAAATATTCACGAAAGTGGCGATGAacatcatcttcatcatcatcagcaccaTCAACTTAAACGTCATGGTCGTCATCATCGTTATGCTGAACATGCCTTAAGAATTCCTTCAAAATTACGTAAAATCGATAGGGATTCAACGGTTGGTAATGGTGCCAATAGCGTCGGTGTTAcgactactactactactgctgccGGTGCTGCTCCTGGTGTTGGTGGTGGCGGTGGTGTAACAACAAATGCAGTCAAGTTTGATAAGTTGACAGGAGATGGCATTAAAAGTGGTAACAATGCTGCCAGTGCCGACGGATCCTATCAATGTCAATTCTGTGATAAATCATTTCCGCGTCTTGGTTATTTGAAAAAACATGAACAG agtCATGCTGAACACTTGCCTTTTAAATGTGAATATTGTGCTCGTCTCTTTAAGCACAAGCGTTCTCGTGATCGTCATACTAAATTACATACAGGCGATCGTCGCTATCGTTGTCCTCATTGTGAGGCGGCCTTTTCAAGaag CGATCATTTAAAGATCCATATGAAAACCCATGATAACCAAAAACCATTCCAATGTACCATTTGCAATCGAGGCTACAACACAGCTGCCGCCCTTACATCTCATatgcaaaatcacaaaaaacagGCAGCTCTTTTAGCGGCTGGAGGCAATCCTCAAGCCCTGAATTACAGTCCACGTTCTACCGGTTCGGCTTCTAGCAATGGTAGTTTACAGAAAAGACGTTACGGTTTGGCTGGAGCAGCCGAACAGAGCCCAAATCGCCTGGATTACCCAAAGCGTGGTCGTTCTTCATCATCGAATATGCTAAAGTGCACATTTTGCTCTAAGTCCGATTTTACTGCAGTGGAACAATTAAATAATCATCTACAAACTCAGCATGAAAAAGAATTGGCACATTCTATGACACCTCCTTCCACAAATAACAGTCAACCGGCGGAGAATCATACTTTCCAGCTGTCGTGTGAATATTGCACCATGAAATTTCCCAACATTGCTGCCATGTTTCAGCATATGCGCTCTGCTCATTTGGATCGTTTGACCAGTCCTAATTCATACTTTGAGCATTTCAATCGTTTAGCTGCGTCGGGTACTTTCAGTCCACGTTTGTTAACTGGACCTCCTCTAAGGAGTGCGGCCAGTGCAGAGGAGAACATCATTAAAGAGGAACAAAATTTGTCAAGTCCTAAATCAGTAGAAGCAATAACACGTCAAAGTGAAGATGAACCAACAGATCTAAGCCAAAATAATCGTAGATCAATGACACCTACAAATACCCCACAAAATTCTCCCCAAGAAAGTTTTCCTGCCGCAGAAAAGCCCGGTTTATTCTTTTGCAACCAATGCAATGCAGGTTTGCCTGATTTTGAGTCATTCCGCAATCATTTGAAGACCCATATTGCCCAGGGTCTCAATTTAGTGTGTCACCATTGTGGCCTGCTATTAAGAGAACATGCAGAGTATGAAAGACATGTTATATCACATTTTCTAATAACCAATTCTGAGTATAATTGTTCGGGAAACTGCCAAAAGAACTTTGGCAAGCCAGAGGAATTACAAAAACATCTTTTGGATCATCATGCCATAACAATGTTCAAATGTGGTCTTTGCAGTGAAATGTTTGAATCGAAAGTGGCCATACAAGTACATTTTGCTTGTACACACTCAGCGGAAACCAAAATCCTAAGATGCTCCGCCTGTATGGATGTCTTTAGGACGGAGAGTGATTTTAACATACATGTCAAGACACGTCATCAAGCTGTAAATAATACTCCTGCTCCGGTTAATTCTTTGCAGTGCATGTTTTGTCGTACGGTATGTTCCTCTGACTTGGAAATGCAATTTCATTTGGCAGCCCATGCTAGACAATTCCGTTGTCCCTCCTGCCCCGAAACTTTCCATGTTGAATTTTTACTCGATCGCCATATGCAAACACATCATGGTGGCTTGGAAAGACCACCACCTCCGGCTCCACCACAAACTGTGGCTGAAGAGCACACATCACCGGTCCCCAATCCAAATGCTATATCTCCCATGAACTCTTTGTATGTGAATGCCCTATTCGGCAAGTCACCATTAATGCCGCTGGCCccacaaaataataacaacagtaTCTTGGATTACAACATGGCATTTGCCTCCCATCTCAACAAGGGTCTATTTCCCAATACCacgccaaacaaattttataatccTCTGCAAATTGATACGAATGCCATGAAACACTCTGCTCTGATGTACGGGTTGTCACAGAGATATTTCGATACTAATCGCACTGTCATGGAAATgtaccaacaacaacagcaacaacaacaacatcatcaggaaaataataaaacaactgGAAATTATTTCATAAGTCCCAAACAGCCAACAACAGGAGCTCACGACAGCATCCATCGAACAGAATTGCCAGCTTCCCCAATAAATAATACTGGCTTCAGTTGTGGCATTTGCGAGCGAAACGATTTTCGTACAGAGTCAGAAGTTCATTCGCATCGCAAGATTGTTCACAATCTTAAGACGGGGGTTAGTTTGAAGTGTGCCTACTGTTCGGGCAACTTTAAGTCCAGGAGCGAGTTGGAACATCATATGAAAACATGTCACAATTCTACCGGCAAACACAAGTGTTTGATATGTGATGAAATATTTCCATCGCCAGCCATTTTGGCCGAACACAAATTGCAACATTCCAAGGTGGGTCAATCCGGAAGATGCTCGCACTGTTCTAAGGCGTTAGCTGATGTTAGTGCTTACAAAGCTCATTTGTCCGAGCACAATACAGAAGGTCAAATGCCAGTACAGTGTATATGCTGTCGCCAGTCTTTACATTCGGAATTCGAGATTGGTCTGCATGCAAA ATTTCATGTAAAAAACTCAACTGTTCAGGAAAACGTTTGTGCTCTTTGCTTGGAACCCATTACCAATTCACCCACTGAAGCCAAGGTATGTGAGAAATGCTGTCGCAAACATAATCTCAATGCAAAGTTCAAGCAACGCGAACACTTTGAACGACCCGCCGAATTAAGGCAATTTATTGAAAATCGCTGTAATCTTTGCAAAATGATTTTACCACATGCTCAAAAACTTCAAGAACACTTGGTCGAGCACACCTTTGCCGGTTGCGAGGATCGTGGCTTCAACTGTTACATCTGTTCGGCGGTCTTTACTGCTCCTAGTGGTCTACTTAATCATATGCTCGAGCATGGTATCAACTCAAAGCCTTACGATTGCAATTTATGTCCCGAAAAATACTACTTCCGTGCTGAGCTAGATCACCATCAAATCGATCATGATCTGCGAAAATCTCCAGCAGCAGTTAAAAATGAACAAGAACAATTGACCAATAAAGAAGTTGCTTTAAATAGTATGAAATCGGAGAAGTCTGTCGAAAGGTTGAATGAAGTGAAACAGGAAGTAATTGAAACTGATGTTAATTCCAACGTTGCCGATGAAGATGAATACATTGAGGTGGAAAAGGTAAATgagaataacaacaacaataaccatCAGTTGGATGATAAAGTGTCGAATAAAACCGAAGATGCTATAGAGAAGAAGTCTAGTGAGCATGTCAGAGatgaaaatacataa